A single genomic interval of uncultured Pseudodesulfovibrio sp. harbors:
- a CDS encoding 2-amino-3,7-dideoxy-D-threo-hept-6-ulosonate synthase codes for MHIGKAIRLERIFNRDTQRTIVVPMDHGVTVGPIDGLVDMREAVGKVVDGGANAVIEHKGLVRCGHRAEGKDIGLIVHLSASTSLSPFPNAKSLVASVEDAIRLGADAISIHCNLGDETESAMLADFGKVASDAANWGIPLLAMVYARGPKVTDEYDPTVVAHCARVGTELGADVVKVPYTGDIDTFSKVCDSCCVPVVIAGGPKLDSTEAFLQMVHDSLEAGGAGLSVGRNVFQHENPTRLVESLNMIVHADETVEAALNHLNG; via the coding sequence ATGCATATCGGAAAAGCCATCAGACTTGAGAGAATCTTCAACAGAGACACCCAGCGCACCATCGTGGTGCCCATGGACCACGGCGTCACCGTCGGCCCCATTGACGGCCTGGTGGACATGCGGGAAGCTGTCGGCAAGGTCGTTGACGGCGGAGCCAACGCGGTCATCGAACACAAGGGACTCGTTCGCTGCGGACACCGCGCCGAAGGCAAGGACATCGGACTGATCGTCCACCTGTCCGCCTCCACGTCCCTCTCCCCCTTCCCCAACGCCAAAAGCCTTGTCGCTTCCGTTGAAGACGCCATCCGCCTCGGTGCGGACGCCATCTCCATCCATTGCAACCTCGGCGACGAAACCGAATCCGCCATGCTCGCCGATTTCGGCAAGGTCGCATCCGATGCCGCCAACTGGGGCATTCCGCTTCTCGCCATGGTGTACGCCCGCGGCCCCAAGGTCACGGACGAATACGACCCCACCGTCGTGGCCCACTGCGCTCGCGTCGGCACGGAGCTGGGTGCGGACGTCGTAAAGGTCCCCTACACCGGAGATATCGACACTTTCTCGAAAGTCTGCGATTCTTGCTGTGTTCCCGTGGTTATCGCGGGTGGACCGAAACTTGACAGCACAGAGGCATTCCTTCAGATGGTTCATGATTCACTGGAAGCCGGCGGCGCAGGACTTTCCGTAGGCCGCAACGTATTCCAGCATGAGAACCCCACCCGACTGGTCGAGTCGCTGAACATGATTGTTCATGCAGACGAGACAGTGGAAGCCGCCCTCAACCACCTCAACGGATAG
- a CDS encoding ammonium transporter — MFLTKSPTRFFTRISIAAVAMAAVFAPALAHAEEVEYLTQSNGNILWTLIAAILVMLMQAGFGCVEAGFTRAKSAGNIMMKNFLDFSVGSICFFLFGFAVMFGLDAGGFTGTSGFALGGVAEADLPWTYTFWFFQSVFAATAATIVSGGMAERTKFSSYIIVSIVVTGLIYPLSGHWAWGSLWLGDDGAGWLEGLGFCDFAGSSVVHSLGGWLALAGAMVLGPRIGKYTEDGKANAIPGHNIPLAGLGVFLLWFGWFGFNPGSTTTADNTIGFIAMNTSLAAAGGVLGSMVISWFRFGKPDISMTMNGALAGLVGITAGCATVSPGSSIVIGTVAGILVVLSIEFIDKVLKIDDPVGASSVHGVCGAWGTIACGLFNTDGGLLFGGGFGQLGVQLLGVGIFFAWGFGGGFVLMTVIKALFGLRVSKEEELKGLDIAEHGSESYNGFQLFSNE, encoded by the coding sequence ATGTTTTTGACAAAGTCCCCGACCCGTTTTTTTACACGGATTTCAATTGCGGCGGTTGCCATGGCGGCAGTCTTCGCTCCGGCTTTGGCTCATGCCGAAGAGGTTGAGTACCTCACTCAGTCCAATGGTAACATTCTCTGGACGCTCATTGCGGCAATTCTCGTCATGTTGATGCAGGCCGGTTTCGGTTGCGTCGAGGCCGGTTTTACCCGCGCCAAGTCCGCAGGTAATATCATGATGAAGAACTTCCTCGATTTTTCCGTCGGGTCCATCTGTTTTTTCCTGTTCGGTTTCGCGGTCATGTTCGGTCTTGATGCGGGCGGTTTCACCGGCACTTCCGGCTTCGCACTCGGTGGTGTCGCTGAGGCAGACCTGCCATGGACATATACCTTCTGGTTCTTCCAGTCCGTGTTCGCCGCCACTGCCGCCACCATCGTATCCGGAGGCATGGCCGAGCGCACCAAGTTTTCAAGCTACATTATCGTATCCATCGTGGTCACCGGCTTGATATACCCGCTGTCCGGTCACTGGGCATGGGGTTCCCTGTGGCTCGGCGACGACGGCGCGGGATGGCTCGAAGGCCTCGGCTTCTGTGACTTCGCCGGTTCTTCGGTTGTCCACTCCCTTGGCGGATGGCTCGCTCTGGCCGGTGCCATGGTGCTCGGACCGCGTATCGGCAAGTACACCGAGGACGGCAAGGCAAACGCCATTCCCGGTCACAACATCCCGTTGGCAGGTCTTGGCGTCTTTCTGCTCTGGTTCGGCTGGTTCGGCTTCAACCCCGGTTCCACCACCACGGCTGACAACACCATCGGTTTCATTGCCATGAACACTTCTCTTGCAGCGGCTGGCGGCGTGCTCGGTTCAATGGTCATATCCTGGTTCCGTTTCGGCAAGCCGGATATCTCCATGACCATGAACGGTGCATTAGCCGGTCTGGTCGGCATTACCGCCGGTTGCGCCACTGTTTCCCCCGGTTCGTCCATCGTCATCGGTACTGTCGCCGGTATCCTCGTGGTCCTGTCCATCGAGTTCATCGACAAGGTCCTCAAGATTGACGATCCCGTCGGCGCATCTTCTGTCCACGGTGTCTGCGGTGCCTGGGGAACCATCGCCTGCGGCCTGTTCAACACGGACGGCGGTCTGCTCTTCGGCGGCGGTTTCGGTCAGCTCGGCGTGCAGCTTCTCGGTGTCGGCATCTTCTTTGCCTGGGGCTTCGGTGGAGGCTTCGTATTGATGACCGTCATTAAGGCCCTGTTCGGCCTGCGCGTGAGCAAGGAAGAGGAACTCAAGGGGCTGGATATCGCTGAACATGGTTCAGAGTCTTACAACGGCTTCCAGCTTTTCTCGAACGAATAA
- a CDS encoding P-II family nitrogen regulator: protein MKLIIAYIRPEKLNDVKQALYAREIYSLSITNVLGSGRQKGFTETYRGVQMEVNLLKKVRLEIGVNDDFEPLAIEAIQTAGQTGTEGDGVIFVTELAKALRIRTGEDGIL from the coding sequence ATGAAGCTCATCATAGCATATATCAGACCCGAGAAGCTCAACGACGTGAAGCAGGCGCTTTACGCCAGAGAGATCTACTCCCTGTCCATAACCAATGTCCTCGGATCGGGACGTCAGAAGGGATTCACCGAAACCTATCGAGGTGTTCAGATGGAGGTGAACCTGCTCAAGAAGGTCCGGCTGGAGATCGGCGTGAATGACGATTTTGAGCCTCTTGCCATCGAGGCCATTCAGACCGCGGGCCAGACCGGAACCGAAGGCGACGGCGTGATTTTCGTCACGGAACTCGCCAAGGCGTTACGCATCAGGACCGGCGAGGACGGCATCCTGTAG
- a CDS encoding EAL domain-containing protein codes for MLNSAPDIQAVIKNKSIITHFQPQVSLKRKAVIGLEALSRGFDPETGNVIPPASLFGQTRDSASRLSLDRVCRTKAVEAFSTLHRKDKSLMLSMNIDAACINEETRGSSHILKLVKQNGVSPSNVIIEIIESCCEDVDALLEFVRFYRKKNFLIALDDVGAGFSNLDRIPLLKPDVLKLDRSLVSGVNEHFHKLEVVRSFVQMSNRIGCLVLAEGVETSDEAMCLLDNGVDLFQGFYFARPAPGLDAVPGMAEKVDVLGEMHRESRTLHIAEERRRFSSYDLLLLTMCQSLADVPLRGMNQALTRYIDTYPNLECLYLLDMRGRQVSDTMCNPSRLKKSKRFLYEPARRGADHSLKEYFLSIQAGLDKYTTQPYISLASGNLCITIAYSFYHKGGGRHYILCADMSREGPF; via the coding sequence ATGTTGAACTCTGCGCCGGATATTCAAGCGGTCATAAAGAATAAAAGTATCATTACGCATTTTCAGCCGCAGGTTTCGCTCAAGCGGAAGGCCGTGATCGGTCTGGAAGCCTTGAGCAGAGGGTTCGACCCGGAAACAGGCAATGTGATACCTCCAGCCTCACTGTTCGGTCAGACCCGGGACTCGGCATCCCGACTCTCCTTGGACCGGGTCTGCCGAACCAAGGCGGTTGAGGCTTTTTCGACTCTGCATCGGAAAGACAAGAGCCTGATGCTCTCGATGAATATCGATGCGGCCTGTATCAACGAAGAAACCCGCGGTTCAAGCCATATCCTCAAACTGGTCAAGCAGAACGGCGTCAGCCCCAGCAATGTCATTATTGAAATAATCGAATCCTGTTGTGAGGACGTGGACGCACTTCTCGAATTCGTCAGGTTTTACCGGAAAAAGAATTTCCTCATCGCCCTTGATGATGTGGGGGCCGGTTTTTCCAATCTCGACAGGATTCCGCTGCTCAAGCCGGATGTGCTCAAGCTGGATCGTTCCCTTGTCTCCGGTGTGAATGAACATTTCCACAAGCTTGAAGTCGTCCGCAGCTTCGTGCAGATGTCCAACCGGATCGGCTGCCTTGTCCTTGCGGAAGGCGTTGAAACAAGTGACGAGGCCATGTGTCTGCTGGACAACGGCGTGGACCTTTTTCAGGGGTTCTATTTCGCACGCCCCGCACCGGGGCTGGATGCCGTTCCCGGCATGGCCGAAAAGGTGGACGTGCTTGGTGAGATGCATCGCGAGAGCCGCACGCTTCATATTGCCGAGGAAAGACGCCGGTTTTCAAGCTATGACCTGTTGTTGCTGACCATGTGCCAGTCGCTTGCCGATGTCCCCTTGCGCGGCATGAATCAGGCGTTGACCCGGTATATCGACACGTACCCGAACCTTGAATGTCTGTATCTGCTGGATATGAGGGGGCGGCAGGTTTCCGATACGATGTGCAATCCGTCCCGGCTGAAAAAGAGCAAACGGTTCCTGTACGAACCGGCACGTCGCGGGGCAGACCACTCACTCAAGGAATATTTTTTGTCCATACAGGCCGGTCTGGATAAATATACCACCCAGCCCTACATTTCCCTCGCTTCGGGAAACCTGTGCATTACCATCGCGTATTCATTCTACCACAAGGGCGGAGGGCGACATTATATCCTCTGTGCGGACATGAGCCGGGAGGGGCCTTTCTGA
- a CDS encoding glutamate synthase-related protein yields the protein MSNQPKSNDVLGSVNRGNAIESGLCTLCRADCQGKCETWLSSMRGREILYPRDFGLVTAGSGNTTHVGVSYNSLRIQGLNYGAMGAPTSDKDLLFTDVNLETSFGAKETTKCKVPFMTGALGSTFIAAKYWDAFAAGCALVGAPIVIGENVVGVDRESEIKDGRISKAPELERRIDTYMRYYDGYGAIIVQMNVEDTRNGVAEYVAEKYGDKVIIELKWGQGAKNIGGEIEVTSIDYATFLKKRGYLVDPDPEKPEVQEGYKRGSIKHFARHSRLGYTDLSSYEQVHDEFMNSVKYLRELGFKRISLKTGSYGMEALAMAIKFASEAELDLLTMDGSGGGTGMSPWNMMESWGVPSILLHSKAYEYASRLAARGKNVVDMSFAGGFAKGSNIFKALALGGPYTKMICMGRAMMVPGFLGSNIEGVLHPERKAAVSGNWDKLPAAVTKYGQSAEEIFACYADVEKKVGRDAMKDVPLGAVAIWSLVDKLSAELQQLLAGARKFSLSEIGREDIASGNRETERETGIRFITDIMDETAQKILDM from the coding sequence ATGTCCAACCAACCGAAAAGCAACGATGTTTTGGGAAGTGTCAACCGCGGCAACGCAATCGAATCCGGCCTTTGCACCCTGTGTCGGGCAGACTGTCAGGGCAAATGTGAGACCTGGCTTTCTTCCATGCGCGGACGTGAAATCCTTTACCCCCGCGATTTCGGCCTCGTCACCGCAGGCAGCGGAAACACCACCCATGTCGGCGTGTCCTACAATTCCCTCAGAATCCAGGGCCTGAATTACGGCGCCATGGGCGCACCCACCTCGGACAAGGACCTGCTGTTCACCGACGTCAACCTTGAGACATCTTTCGGCGCAAAGGAAACCACCAAATGTAAGGTTCCCTTCATGACCGGCGCACTGGGTTCCACCTTCATCGCCGCCAAATACTGGGACGCTTTCGCCGCAGGCTGCGCGCTTGTCGGTGCCCCCATCGTCATCGGCGAGAACGTCGTCGGCGTTGACCGCGAGTCCGAGATCAAGGACGGCCGCATTTCCAAGGCTCCCGAACTGGAACGCCGCATCGACACCTACATGCGCTACTACGACGGTTACGGCGCAATCATCGTGCAGATGAACGTAGAAGACACCCGCAACGGCGTTGCCGAATACGTGGCTGAAAAGTACGGCGACAAGGTCATCATCGAACTCAAATGGGGTCAGGGCGCAAAGAACATCGGCGGTGAAATCGAAGTCACCAGCATTGATTACGCCACGTTCCTGAAAAAACGCGGCTACCTCGTGGACCCCGATCCGGAAAAGCCCGAAGTTCAGGAAGGTTACAAGCGCGGCTCCATCAAGCACTTCGCCCGCCACAGCCGCCTCGGCTACACCGACCTGTCTTCCTACGAACAGGTTCACGACGAGTTCATGAACTCCGTCAAGTACCTGCGCGAACTCGGCTTCAAACGCATTTCCCTCAAGACCGGCTCCTACGGCATGGAAGCCCTTGCCATGGCCATCAAGTTCGCCTCCGAAGCCGAACTTGACCTGCTGACCATGGACGGCTCCGGCGGCGGTACCGGCATGAGCCCCTGGAACATGATGGAAAGCTGGGGCGTTCCCTCCATCCTGTTGCACTCCAAGGCATACGAATACGCCAGCCGTCTCGCCGCACGCGGCAAGAACGTGGTCGACATGTCCTTTGCCGGCGGATTCGCCAAGGGCAGCAACATCTTCAAGGCCCTCGCACTGGGTGGACCGTACACCAAGATGATTTGCATGGGCCGCGCCATGATGGTCCCGGGCTTCCTCGGTTCCAACATCGAAGGCGTCCTGCACCCGGAACGCAAGGCAGCCGTCAGCGGCAACTGGGACAAGCTCCCCGCCGCCGTTACCAAGTACGGCCAGAGCGCGGAAGAAATCTTCGCCTGCTACGCAGACGTGGAAAAAAAGGTCGGCAGGGACGCAATGAAGGACGTGCCCCTCGGCGCAGTCGCCATCTGGAGCCTCGTGGACAAGCTGTCCGCCGAACTCCAGCAGCTCCTCGCCGGCGCACGCAAGTTCTCCCTGAGCGAGATCGGCCGCGAAGACATCGCTTCCGGCAACCGCGAAACCGAACGGGAAACCGGCATCCGATTCATCACCGACATCATGGATGAAACCGCCCAGAAGATTCTGGACATGTAA
- the metK gene encoding methionine adenosyltransferase, which translates to MQIEGKYLFTSESVTEGHPDKVADQISDAILDAIIGQDSMARVACETLVTTGMAFIAGEISTTAYADFPEIVRNTIKGIGYNSADTMGFDWETCAVISSIDKQSPDIAQGVDRQKPEEQGAGDQGMMFGFATNETPTLMPTPIYYAHQLSKRLTDVRKEGILDYLRPDGKTQVCVEFDNGKPVRIDNVVVSSQHAEGIELGQLQEDILREVVMKTLPEDLIDENLKSYINPTGRFVIGGPVGDCGLTGRKIINDTYGGAGAHGGGAFSGKDPSKVDRSGAYMARYVAKNVVAAGLADQCEVQIAYAIGVADPVSVVVSSRGTGKISDEQLTKAVTEVFDMRPYYILERLNLRRPIFQQSTNYGHFGRELPEFTWEQTDAVDDLRTAAKI; encoded by the coding sequence ATGCAGATCGAAGGCAAATACCTGTTTACCTCTGAATCCGTGACCGAAGGTCACCCCGACAAAGTCGCCGACCAGATTTCCGATGCAATTCTGGACGCCATCATCGGACAGGACTCCATGGCCCGCGTGGCCTGCGAAACCCTCGTCACCACCGGCATGGCCTTCATCGCCGGTGAAATCTCCACCACGGCCTACGCCGACTTCCCGGAGATCGTCCGCAACACCATCAAAGGCATCGGCTACAACTCCGCCGACACCATGGGTTTTGACTGGGAAACCTGCGCTGTCATCTCTTCCATCGACAAGCAGTCCCCGGATATCGCACAGGGCGTTGACCGCCAGAAGCCCGAAGAACAGGGTGCAGGTGACCAGGGCATGATGTTCGGTTTCGCCACCAACGAGACCCCGACCCTGATGCCCACCCCGATCTACTACGCTCACCAGCTTTCCAAGCGTCTCACCGATGTGCGCAAGGAAGGCATTCTCGACTACCTGCGCCCTGACGGCAAGACTCAGGTCTGCGTGGAATTCGACAACGGCAAGCCCGTGCGCATCGACAACGTAGTCGTTTCCTCCCAGCACGCCGAAGGCATTGAGCTGGGCCAGTTGCAGGAAGACATCCTGCGCGAAGTCGTCATGAAGACCCTTCCCGAAGACCTGATTGACGAAAACCTGAAATCCTACATCAACCCCACCGGCCGTTTCGTTATCGGCGGTCCTGTTGGTGACTGCGGTCTGACCGGTCGCAAGATCATCAACGACACCTACGGCGGTGCCGGTGCCCACGGCGGCGGCGCTTTCTCCGGAAAGGACCCGTCCAAGGTCGACCGCTCCGGCGCATACATGGCCCGCTACGTTGCCAAGAACGTTGTCGCAGCCGGTCTCGCCGACCAGTGCGAAGTCCAGATCGCCTACGCCATCGGCGTTGCCGACCCCGTTTCCGTGGTCGTGTCCTCCCGCGGCACCGGCAAGATCTCCGACGAACAGCTGACCAAGGCCGTCACCGAGGTCTTCGACATGCGCCCCTACTACATTCTGGAGCGCCTGAACCTGCGTCGTCCCATCTTCCAGCAGTCCACCAACTACGGCCACTTCGGCCGCGAACTCCCCGAGTTCACCTGGGAACAGACCGACGCCGTCGACGATCTGCGTACCGCAGCAAAAATCTAG
- the panD gene encoding aspartate 1-decarboxylase → MAQRCFLSAKIHGATITCANLEYRGSLSIDTKLMKTVGLLPYEQIDVYNLDNGERLTTYAIPGGPGEICLNGAAAHKGKVGQRIIIASYMWLDENESKTRKPRVIVADDNNGIDEVLECDLNPDF, encoded by the coding sequence TTGGCTCAAAGATGTTTTTTGAGCGCCAAGATTCACGGTGCCACCATTACCTGTGCAAATCTGGAATACAGAGGAAGCCTCTCCATCGACACCAAGCTGATGAAGACGGTCGGCCTTCTCCCGTACGAACAGATCGATGTTTACAATCTTGACAACGGCGAGCGTTTGACGACCTATGCCATTCCCGGCGGTCCCGGCGAGATATGTCTCAACGGTGCTGCCGCCCACAAGGGCAAAGTCGGCCAGCGCATCATCATCGCCAGCTACATGTGGCTGGATGAAAATGAATCCAAGACCCGCAAACCGCGGGTCATCGTGGCAGACGACAATAACGGCATCGACGAAGTCCTTGAGTGTGATCTCAACCCGGATTTCTAG
- the panC gene encoding pantoate--beta-alanine ligase, with amino-acid sequence MQVITDPIELQQQCMQWQREGLKIGLVPTMGYFHDGHLALMKKARPLCDKLIVSLFVNPTQFGENEDLDKYPHDFEGDKAKAEAQGTDILFAPEKSAMYEADHATWINIPSLGEHLCGASRPVHFQGVCTVVTKLFMLARPDVAVFGQKDWQQLAIIRRLVRDLNIPVEIVGQEIVRESDGLAMSSRNAYLTEEERAAAPAIRKGLLKAADMIQSGERTAQAVKDFLKKEYASTIPMGTVDYIELVDPNDIVPLKTITGPALAAVAIQVGKARLIDNILIEV; translated from the coding sequence ATGCAAGTAATAACAGACCCCATAGAATTACAGCAACAGTGCATGCAGTGGCAGCGCGAAGGCCTGAAAATCGGGCTCGTGCCCACCATGGGCTATTTCCATGACGGGCATCTCGCCCTCATGAAAAAGGCACGTCCGCTGTGCGACAAGCTTATCGTCTCCCTCTTCGTCAACCCGACCCAGTTCGGAGAAAACGAAGATCTCGACAAGTATCCCCACGATTTCGAAGGCGACAAAGCCAAGGCCGAAGCGCAGGGAACGGATATCCTTTTCGCCCCCGAGAAAAGCGCCATGTATGAAGCCGACCACGCCACATGGATCAATATACCGTCGCTGGGCGAACACCTCTGCGGAGCGTCCCGCCCGGTCCACTTTCAGGGCGTGTGCACCGTGGTCACCAAACTGTTCATGCTCGCCCGCCCCGATGTCGCCGTGTTCGGGCAGAAGGACTGGCAGCAACTCGCCATCATCAGGCGTCTGGTACGCGACCTGAATATTCCGGTTGAAATCGTCGGGCAGGAAATCGTCCGCGAATCGGACGGACTGGCCATGAGTTCCCGCAACGCCTATCTCACGGAAGAAGAACGTGCAGCGGCACCGGCTATCCGTAAAGGGCTTTTGAAAGCGGCCGATATGATTCAAAGCGGCGAACGGACCGCACAGGCCGTCAAAGATTTTCTGAAAAAAGAATATGCGTCCACCATCCCCATGGGTACAGTGGACTATATTGAACTGGTCGATCCGAACGACATCGTGCCCCTCAAGACCATTACAGGTCCGGCACTGGCAGCTGTTGCCATTCAGGTCGGCAAGGCCAGACTCATAGATAACATCCTTATAGAGGTATAA
- the bioD gene encoding dethiobiotin synthase, translated as MERYFISGTNTDVGKTMFSAWFAKRLKEEGKSVCYIKPVQTGYPADDDSAFVRSYAGLPDSDARVLFTGEEPVSPCFLWDEFPMQEAADQINAVTGFDVLIVEGAGGLLVPLDMQHQVYEFARICNLDTILVVPNRLGCINDAQLSAKFLEAEQLPVAGLAINDHYASDPTNRDRNKQMINYLLPDAIRYIFGSMK; from the coding sequence ATGGAACGCTATTTCATTTCCGGCACCAATACGGATGTCGGGAAAACCATGTTTTCCGCATGGTTCGCCAAACGGCTCAAGGAAGAAGGGAAATCGGTCTGCTACATCAAGCCGGTCCAGACGGGCTACCCCGCGGACGACGACAGTGCGTTCGTCCGCAGCTACGCAGGCCTGCCGGACTCGGATGCACGAGTGCTCTTTACCGGCGAAGAGCCTGTGTCGCCCTGCTTCCTGTGGGATGAGTTCCCCATGCAGGAAGCCGCCGACCAGATCAATGCCGTCACGGGTTTTGACGTACTCATCGTCGAAGGCGCAGGCGGCCTGCTGGTTCCGCTGGACATGCAGCATCAAGTCTATGAGTTCGCCCGAATCTGCAATCTCGACACCATTCTCGTCGTTCCCAACCGGCTGGGTTGCATCAACGATGCCCAGCTCTCGGCAAAATTCCTTGAAGCCGAGCAACTGCCGGTGGCAGGTCTGGCCATCAACGACCACTACGCCTCGGACCCGACAAACAGGGATCGCAACAAGCAGATGATAAATTATCTGCTGCCCGACGCCATACGATACATATTCGGCAGCATGAAATAG
- the bioA gene encoding adenosylmethionine--8-amino-7-oxononanoate transaminase → MKKQALWHPVTQMKDVEEHPLLKIASGKGIYIYDDEGKSYIDGISSWWTNIFGHANPRITEALTKQASTLEHVLFAGVTHGPAEELADRLVALTPDELTRVFFAGDGASAVEVAMKMSYGYRQNTGQPEKTKFVGLSDGYHGDTLGALSVCGHDFFSDLYRPIMPENISVQGPDCYRCPYGKTRETCEADCFEHMERTLHERAHEITAVFVEPLGQGAAGWRFYPALYLQKLRKLTRELDIHLAFDEIAVGFGRLGSMFAMDKAGVVPDFITMSKSITSGTLALSAVMTTDAVYDAFYGEFSDMKAFMHSHTYTGNPLACAVANTTLSMFDELDVIETNKPKYQHMRRYAAEKFGDHKHLGEIRSCGFISCLEFVENPETKAAFDWKKRIGFQIHRAALKHGAFLRNMGDVIYFLPPYVITEDEITTLIDAAYAATTEVLG, encoded by the coding sequence ATGAAAAAACAGGCTCTCTGGCATCCTGTAACCCAGATGAAAGACGTTGAGGAACATCCGCTTCTCAAAATCGCATCCGGAAAAGGGATATACATATACGACGACGAAGGCAAATCCTACATTGACGGAATCAGCTCCTGGTGGACCAATATTTTCGGCCACGCCAACCCGCGCATCACCGAAGCGTTGACCAAACAGGCGAGCACGCTTGAGCATGTCCTGTTTGCGGGCGTCACCCACGGTCCCGCTGAAGAATTGGCTGACCGCCTTGTCGCGCTCACGCCGGACGAACTGACCCGCGTGTTCTTTGCGGGCGACGGGGCCAGCGCCGTGGAAGTCGCCATGAAGATGAGTTACGGCTACCGCCAAAACACCGGCCAGCCCGAAAAAACGAAATTCGTCGGCCTGTCCGACGGCTATCACGGCGACACGCTGGGCGCGCTCTCGGTCTGCGGTCACGACTTCTTTTCCGACCTGTACCGTCCGATCATGCCGGAAAACATCAGCGTGCAGGGACCGGACTGCTACCGTTGCCCCTACGGCAAGACCCGCGAGACGTGCGAGGCCGACTGCTTCGAACATATGGAAAGGACGCTCCACGAACGTGCCCATGAAATCACTGCCGTGTTTGTCGAACCACTCGGGCAGGGAGCCGCGGGCTGGCGATTCTACCCGGCGCTGTACCTCCAGAAACTCCGTAAACTGACCCGCGAACTCGACATTCACCTCGCCTTTGACGAAATCGCCGTGGGATTCGGGCGTCTCGGCTCCATGTTCGCCATGGACAAGGCCGGAGTCGTGCCCGATTTCATCACCATGTCCAAATCCATCACGTCCGGCACGCTCGCACTTTCCGCCGTCATGACCACGGATGCGGTTTACGACGCATTTTACGGTGAATTCTCCGACATGAAGGCGTTCATGCACAGCCATACCTACACAGGCAATCCGCTGGCCTGCGCCGTCGCCAACACGACCCTTTCCATGTTCGATGAACTCGACGTCATTGAGACCAACAAGCCGAAATACCAGCATATGCGCCGTTACGCCGCCGAAAAATTCGGGGATCACAAACACCTCGGCGAAATCCGTTCCTGCGGTTTCATCTCCTGCCTCGAATTCGTGGAAAATCCAGAGACCAAGGCCGCCTTTGACTGGAAGAAACGTATCGGATTTCAGATTCACCGTGCGGCCCTCAAGCATGGGGCATTTCTCCGCAACATGGGCGACGTCATCTATTTCCTGCCGCCTTATGTCATTACAGAGGACGAGATCACCACGCTGATCGATGCTGCCTACGCCGCAACCACGGAGGTACTCGGTTAA